A window of the Streptomyces sp. NBC_00454 genome harbors these coding sequences:
- a CDS encoding FadR/GntR family transcriptional regulator — protein sequence MTTEGPGDQAGQGSQGGRDGAGGQGLHSHVLDTLGLAITAGEHPPGSVLRTDEIAERFEASRTVVREVVRVLESMHLVESRRRVGVTVRPTEEWNVYDPRVIRWRLAGTDRPRQLRSLTVLRSAIEPVAAGLAAARATPEQCAELTEAALGMVRTSRGHQLDGYLRHDIAFHRIVLNASGNEMFARLGDVVAEVLTGRTQHAVMFHDPDPAAVTLHVRVAEAVREGDAARAEALTRQIAVGALEELDVLAP from the coding sequence ATGACCACAGAAGGCCCGGGAGACCAGGCAGGCCAAGGCAGCCAAGGCGGCCGGGACGGCGCAGGCGGCCAGGGGCTCCACTCCCACGTCCTGGACACCCTCGGCCTCGCGATCACGGCGGGGGAGCACCCGCCCGGCAGCGTCCTGCGCACAGACGAGATCGCCGAGCGCTTCGAGGCCTCCCGCACCGTGGTCCGCGAGGTCGTCCGGGTCCTGGAGTCGATGCACCTGGTCGAGTCCCGCCGCCGGGTCGGGGTCACCGTCCGCCCCACCGAGGAATGGAACGTCTACGACCCGCGCGTCATCCGCTGGCGGCTCGCCGGCACGGACCGCCCCCGCCAGCTGCGCTCCCTCACCGTGCTGCGCTCCGCCATCGAACCGGTCGCGGCCGGACTCGCGGCCGCCCGGGCCACCCCGGAGCAGTGCGCCGAACTCACCGAGGCGGCCCTCGGCATGGTCCGCACCTCGCGGGGCCACCAGCTCGACGGCTACCTCCGCCACGACATCGCCTTCCACCGGATCGTGCTCAACGCCTCCGGCAACGAGATGTTCGCGCGGCTCGGCGACGTGGTCGCCGAGGTCCTGACCGGCCGCACCCAGCACGCGGTGATGTTCCACGACCCCGACCCGGCCGCCGTCACCCTGCACGTACGGGTGGCCGAGGCGGTGCGGGAAGGGGACGCGGCCCGCGCCGAGGCGCTGACCCGGCAGATCGCGGTGGGCGCCCTGGAGGAGCTGGACGTACTCGCCCCGTAG
- a CDS encoding NB-ARC domain-containing protein, which translates to MLGHGDGYEGGGNTSFVGRAGELAALDRALRGEWRGERQGGRTGDRLITLTGPGGVGKSRLARRAADRVRAAGVAGPFPDGVHWADLSPLPDARLLVATVADALDLADHTARSLATAVREWIGERRLLLVLDCCEHLVGDLRGLVPELLDAAPHLVLLLTARQRLGLEREHVLDIGPLPHAADPYGNEEALALFTARAAATAPRHAPPWTEARLGSARSICARLEGIPLALELAAAQLTDHTIEELAERLARRIGPLSTATPVQPPRHRALRTAIGWSHEWCAPRERLLWLRLSVFGGTFDESAARAVCSAPPLTEALVAPLLAALVAKSVVRRGADGSYRMLDTVREYGAMWRDEAGERDALRAAHAAYFTDLVRAAERDWLGPAQQEGYRRVAAVHGDLCAALDHYLDTAPARALDLAARAGFYWACCGHLHAARGYLERALAAARPEEVSPLIRVRALWALGVTLLLQGEQDQAHRLAVGCEALAAGLDGEAGSGPGASGPALDAAYLLGLSHLLAGRPLAARIVSDNALEAFPGTPFDSAPRIRCHLVRVFALTGMGLFTDAREEAELLRSGCAERGEHWTRAYADYQLALICLFESRPAESAVHARAMLESKRELGDSFGTALGLDLLAAARAAAGDGAGAARAYGTGHAYWQAVGHPQRGTPELASVREEFERTARGALGDQAYEAAFLEGVRHGHTLRTRARPYEG; encoded by the coding sequence GTGCTGGGACATGGCGACGGGTACGAAGGCGGCGGGAACACCTCCTTCGTGGGGCGGGCCGGCGAACTGGCCGCGCTCGACAGGGCCTTGCGGGGCGAATGGCGGGGCGAGCGGCAGGGCGGGCGGACCGGTGACCGGCTGATCACCCTGACCGGGCCGGGCGGCGTGGGCAAGAGCCGCCTGGCCCGGCGGGCCGCGGACCGGGTCCGGGCCGCGGGCGTCGCGGGCCCGTTCCCCGACGGGGTGCACTGGGCCGACCTCTCCCCGCTGCCCGATGCGCGCCTGCTCGTCGCCACCGTGGCCGATGCACTCGACCTCGCCGACCACACCGCGCGCAGCCTGGCCACGGCGGTGCGGGAATGGATCGGCGAGCGCAGGCTGCTCCTCGTACTGGACTGCTGCGAGCACCTGGTGGGGGACCTACGGGGCCTCGTACCGGAGCTGCTCGACGCGGCCCCGCACCTCGTGCTGCTGCTCACCGCCCGCCAGCGGCTCGGGCTGGAGCGCGAACACGTCCTGGACATCGGGCCGTTGCCGCACGCCGCCGACCCCTACGGCAACGAGGAAGCCCTCGCCCTGTTCACCGCCCGGGCCGCCGCGACCGCCCCCCGGCACGCGCCGCCCTGGACCGAAGCCCGCCTCGGGTCCGCCCGGTCGATCTGCGCCCGCCTCGAAGGGATCCCCCTCGCGCTGGAACTGGCCGCCGCGCAGCTGACGGACCACACCATCGAGGAACTGGCAGAGCGCCTCGCCCGCAGGATCGGACCGCTGTCCACCGCCACCCCCGTCCAGCCGCCCCGCCACCGTGCGCTGCGCACCGCCATCGGCTGGAGCCACGAGTGGTGCGCACCGCGCGAACGGCTGCTCTGGCTGCGGCTGTCCGTCTTCGGCGGCACCTTCGACGAATCGGCCGCGCGCGCCGTGTGCTCCGCCCCGCCGCTCACCGAGGCGCTCGTCGCGCCGCTGCTCGCGGCGCTCGTGGCGAAGTCCGTCGTACGCCGGGGCGCGGACGGTTCGTACCGGATGCTGGACACGGTCCGGGAGTACGGGGCCATGTGGCGGGACGAGGCCGGCGAACGGGACGCGCTGCGGGCCGCGCACGCCGCGTACTTCACCGACCTCGTGCGCGCCGCCGAGCGGGACTGGCTCGGCCCCGCCCAGCAGGAGGGGTACCGGCGGGTCGCGGCGGTCCACGGAGACCTGTGCGCGGCCCTCGACCACTACCTGGACACCGCCCCCGCACGCGCCCTGGACCTGGCCGCCCGAGCCGGTTTCTACTGGGCCTGCTGCGGCCATCTGCACGCCGCCCGCGGCTACCTGGAACGGGCCCTGGCGGCCGCGCGGCCCGAAGAGGTGTCCCCGCTGATCAGGGTCCGCGCCCTGTGGGCCCTCGGAGTGACGCTGCTGCTCCAGGGGGAACAGGACCAGGCCCACCGGCTGGCCGTGGGCTGCGAGGCCCTGGCCGCCGGGCTCGACGGGGAGGCCGGATCCGGGCCGGGAGCGTCCGGGCCCGCACTGGACGCCGCGTACCTGCTCGGCCTGAGCCACCTGCTCGCCGGGCGGCCGCTGGCCGCGCGGATCGTCTCCGACAATGCCCTGGAGGCCTTCCCCGGCACCCCCTTCGACTCGGCGCCCCGGATCCGCTGCCACCTCGTACGGGTCTTCGCGCTGACCGGCATGGGCCTCTTCACCGACGCCCGCGAGGAGGCGGAACTGCTGCGCTCCGGCTGCGCCGAGCGCGGCGAGCACTGGACCCGGGCCTACGCCGACTACCAGCTCGCCCTGATCTGCCTGTTCGAGAGCCGCCCCGCCGAGTCCGCCGTCCACGCCCGCGCCATGCTGGAGAGCAAACGGGAGCTCGGCGACAGCTTCGGGACGGCGCTCGGCCTCGACCTGCTCGCGGCCGCCCGGGCGGCGGCCGGCGACGGGGCCGGCGCGGCGCGCGCGTACGGCACCGGCCACGCCTACTGGCAGGCGGTGGGCCACCCGCAGCGCGGAACGCCCGAGCTGGCCTCCGTACGCGAGGAGTTCGAGCGCACCGCGCGCGGCGCCCTCGGCGACCAGGCCTACGAGGCGGCCTTCCTGGAGGGCGTCCGGCACGGCCACACCCTGCGCACACGGGCGCGCCCGTACGAGGGCTGA
- a CDS encoding NAD(P)-dependent oxidoreductase, whose amino-acid sequence MSTVALLGTGIMGSGMARNLLRAGFEVRVWNRTREKAVALTADGAIVADGPAEAVAGADVVLTMLADGAAVARAMAAAVEGLSAGQVWAQMGTVGVAALEELAVFAQEHGLVFVDAPVQGTRQPAEAGTLVVLVSGPADPRLDPVFAAVGGKVLRAGDEPGAATRLKLATVGYAITVTAAVGEALALAEGLGVDTDLFAQAVTGGPMDNPYLQAKMRAVLERDFSPSFTVRGAEKDTGLIADAAEAAGISVDLAVAARARFHRADALGHGDEDMAAGYFAGFPDQP is encoded by the coding sequence GTGAGCACTGTCGCGCTGCTGGGAACGGGAATCATGGGATCGGGCATGGCCCGCAATCTGCTCCGGGCCGGTTTCGAGGTCCGGGTGTGGAACCGGACCCGGGAGAAGGCGGTCGCGCTCACCGCCGACGGCGCGATCGTCGCCGACGGACCCGCCGAGGCGGTGGCCGGGGCCGATGTGGTGCTCACCATGCTGGCCGATGGCGCGGCGGTGGCGCGGGCCATGGCCGCGGCCGTGGAGGGGCTGAGCGCCGGTCAGGTGTGGGCGCAGATGGGCACGGTCGGCGTGGCCGCGCTCGAGGAACTGGCCGTCTTCGCACAGGAGCACGGGCTGGTCTTCGTGGACGCCCCGGTGCAGGGCACCCGCCAGCCCGCCGAGGCGGGGACCCTGGTGGTCCTGGTGTCCGGCCCTGCCGACCCCCGCCTGGACCCGGTCTTCGCCGCCGTCGGGGGCAAGGTCCTGCGGGCCGGGGACGAGCCGGGGGCGGCGACCCGGCTGAAGCTGGCGACCGTCGGGTACGCGATCACCGTGACGGCCGCGGTCGGCGAGGCCCTGGCGCTGGCCGAGGGACTCGGGGTGGACACGGACCTGTTCGCGCAGGCCGTGACGGGCGGGCCGATGGACAACCCGTATCTCCAGGCCAAGATGCGGGCCGTGCTGGAGCGGGACTTCTCCCCGTCGTTCACGGTCCGGGGCGCCGAGAAGGACACCGGCCTGATCGCCGACGCCGCGGAAGCCGCCGGGATCTCGGTCGACCTGGCGGTCGCCGCGCGGGCCCGTTTCCACCGCGCCGACGCCCTGGGCCACGGCGACGAGGACATGGCCGCCGGCTACTTCGCGGGCTTCCCCGACCAGCCCTGA
- a CDS encoding VOC family protein, with protein sequence MDIKLELVAVPVTDIDRAKAFYERIGFHADHDITVSEDIRFVQLTPPGSACSIAIGKGLTRMKPGSLDNMQVVVADIEEAFADLKGRGIEVTEIEDMPWGSFVYFSDPDGNGWAVQQTTPRTASEG encoded by the coding sequence ATGGACATCAAGCTGGAACTGGTCGCCGTCCCGGTCACCGACATCGACCGGGCCAAGGCCTTCTACGAGCGCATCGGCTTCCACGCCGACCACGACATCACGGTCAGCGAGGACATCCGCTTCGTCCAGCTGACCCCGCCGGGCTCGGCGTGCTCGATCGCCATCGGCAAGGGCCTGACCCGGATGAAGCCGGGCTCGCTGGACAACATGCAGGTCGTGGTCGCGGACATCGAGGAGGCCTTCGCCGATCTCAAGGGCCGGGGCATCGAGGTCACGGAGATCGAGGACATGCCCTGGGGCTCCTTCGTCTACTTCTCCGACCCCGACGGCAACGGCTGGGCGGTCCAGCAGACCACTCCCCGCACGGCCTCGGAGGGCTAG
- a CDS encoding ABC transporter ATP-binding protein, with protein sequence MDMEVTAWTSLHSAMNAQKDRRPLSKDGLRRVAAFARPHRRGLTLFLLLSVVTALLAVATPVLASRVVTAIVDGRESGTVTHLALLIALIAVAEAGLGLLVRRLSATLGEGLILDLRTAVFDHVQRMPVAFFTRTRTGALVSRLNNDVIGAQRAFSNTLSGVVANTVTLLLTLTVMLGISWQITLLALVLLPVFVLPARRMGARMASMQREASALNASMGTQMTERFSAPGATLVKLFGRPADESAEFAARAARVRDIGIRTAMAQSAFITALTLVSALALALVYGLGGYYALRGTLDAGSVVALALLLTRLYAPLTALAGARVEVMSAMVSFDRVFEILDLKPLIAQKPDARRVPEGPVAVEFDRVSFGYPSADKVSLASLEDVATLDSRGGTRVLHEVSFRAEPGQMIALVGSSGAGKSTIAQLLPRLYDTDLGSVRLGGIDVRDLTADSIRETLGMVTQDGHLFHESVRANLRLARPDATEEQIWEALRRSRLDGLVASLPDGLDTVVGERGYRLSGGERQRLTIARLLLARQRVVILDEATAHLDSTSEAAVQEALGEALAGRTAVVIAHRLSTVQAADLILVVEDGRIVERGTHTELLAVGGRYEELYRTQFAAADTPSGDTVAGSAATTSGG encoded by the coding sequence ATGGACATGGAAGTCACCGCTTGGACATCGCTGCACAGCGCGATGAACGCCCAGAAGGACCGGCGCCCGCTCTCTAAGGACGGCCTGCGCAGGGTCGCCGCCTTCGCCCGCCCGCACCGTCGCGGGCTGACGCTGTTCCTGCTGCTCAGTGTGGTGACCGCACTGCTCGCGGTGGCCACCCCCGTACTGGCGAGCCGGGTGGTCACCGCGATCGTCGACGGCCGCGAGAGCGGTACGGTCACCCACCTCGCCCTCCTCATCGCGCTGATCGCCGTCGCCGAGGCCGGCCTCGGGCTGCTCGTCCGCCGCCTGTCGGCCACGCTGGGCGAGGGGCTGATCCTGGATCTGCGCACCGCCGTCTTCGACCACGTGCAGCGGATGCCGGTGGCGTTCTTCACCCGGACCCGCACGGGGGCGCTGGTGAGCCGGCTGAACAATGACGTGATCGGCGCGCAGCGCGCCTTCAGCAACACCCTGTCGGGGGTGGTCGCCAATACCGTGACCCTGCTGCTGACCCTGACCGTGATGCTGGGCATCTCCTGGCAGATCACCCTGCTGGCCCTCGTGCTCCTGCCGGTGTTCGTGCTGCCGGCCCGCCGGATGGGGGCGCGGATGGCTTCGATGCAGCGGGAGGCCTCGGCACTCAACGCATCGATGGGCACGCAGATGACGGAGCGGTTCTCGGCTCCGGGCGCCACCCTCGTCAAGCTCTTCGGCCGCCCGGCCGACGAGTCGGCGGAGTTCGCGGCGCGGGCGGCCCGGGTCCGCGACATCGGGATCCGGACGGCCATGGCCCAGTCGGCCTTCATCACCGCCCTGACGCTGGTCTCGGCGCTGGCCCTCGCCCTGGTCTACGGACTCGGCGGCTACTACGCGCTGCGCGGCACCCTGGACGCGGGTTCCGTCGTCGCGCTCGCCCTGCTCCTGACCCGGCTGTACGCGCCGCTGACCGCGCTCGCCGGGGCCCGGGTGGAGGTGATGAGCGCGATGGTCAGCTTCGACCGGGTCTTCGAGATCCTCGACCTGAAGCCGCTGATCGCCCAGAAGCCCGACGCCCGGCGGGTGCCGGAAGGTCCCGTGGCGGTGGAGTTCGACCGGGTCTCCTTCGGATACCCCTCCGCCGACAAGGTCTCGCTCGCCTCGCTGGAGGACGTCGCCACCCTCGACTCGCGGGGCGGTACGCGCGTACTGCACGAGGTGTCCTTCCGCGCGGAGCCCGGTCAGATGATCGCCCTGGTCGGCTCCTCCGGAGCGGGCAAGTCCACGATCGCCCAGCTGCTCCCCCGGCTGTACGACACCGACCTCGGCTCGGTCCGCCTCGGCGGCATCGACGTACGGGACCTGACCGCCGACTCGATCCGCGAGACGCTGGGCATGGTCACGCAGGACGGCCACCTCTTCCACGAGTCGGTACGGGCCAACCTTCGCCTCGCCCGCCCGGACGCCACGGAGGAGCAGATCTGGGAGGCCCTGCGCCGCTCCCGCCTGGACGGTCTGGTGGCCTCGCTCCCGGACGGGCTCGACACGGTCGTCGGCGAGCGCGGCTACCGACTCTCGGGCGGTGAGCGCCAGCGGCTGACCATCGCGCGACTGCTGCTGGCCAGACAGCGGGTGGTGATCCTGGACGAGGCCACCGCCCATCTGGACTCCACTTCGGAGGCCGCGGTCCAAGAAGCCCTCGGCGAGGCCCTGGCCGGCCGGACCGCGGTGGTGATCGCGCACCGGCTGTCGACCGTGCAGGCCGCCGACCTGATCCTGGTGGTGGAGGACGGCCGGATCGTGGAACGCGGCACCCACACCGAGCTGCTGGCGGTCGGTGGGCGCTACGAGGAGCTGTACCGCACCCAGTTCGCGGCGGCCGACACGCCGTCGGGCGACACCGTTGCGGGCAGCGCGGCGACCACGTCCGGCGGATGA
- a CDS encoding AMP-binding protein, with product MTQGSESTHSRRPTVDTVLSRFERWARDTPEAQAVAAGPDGLTYGRLDARAEQVAHQLLEAGLEAGPTERTVVAVGTDRPVEVVVALLGVLKAGAAYAVVDVQDPRAGQRQLAALSPFALLAHATHRARLDDGRGLRVIPLGAEAAGTAGVTGTAVPAARPSGPAARAPQGDAAAVLFTAGADRRPVPIGHERLLAAHDGWAEVAAPEPEDRHLITAGCDLTAFAAGWTRALCTGGTLVLPEGPRWTAEALRRAVEAERVTFLHTDPGTVTQLLLRDQRAVASHALHATDEALRSLRLVTVTGDRLYFDEHSALLARLRPGARLLNVYGTTESAGVGTWFELPQPAGPVDGPERLSLIGAPFPGCHVDLRDGELRLTPPGGGDPVPTGDLAQLRPDGLLEFGGRIRDRLTLDGGRLDPHPVESEIRTHGGIGAVLLREIPGDGTGAKGGKGKGRGKDARPVLVAYIAPPAEGNGRPPHGFGLPDGGALRRYLAGRVPADGMPRTVVRLAKIPRDRSGREDRSALPLPVRPAEREPLVRGSGKSAALNPAGFVPSCSLIFGMFFLTMTTVLLTDVFWPGSTDLTGVPDPYAFLFFVLYLFEATAFAAGVLFLCMGRSRMRRQGRGPLITNAAHLAVCYLLAAWWPQDNFYRLAAKQDWQLQASLVYTFNVPLMIAAAIVVLYVTQPPRSAFDFDPDPDD from the coding sequence ATGACGCAGGGATCAGAGTCCACGCACTCCCGCCGGCCCACCGTCGACACCGTCCTGTCCCGCTTCGAGCGCTGGGCGCGCGACACCCCCGAAGCCCAAGCCGTGGCCGCCGGCCCGGACGGTCTCACCTACGGCCGCCTCGACGCCCGTGCCGAACAGGTGGCGCACCAGCTCCTGGAGGCCGGACTGGAGGCCGGACCGACGGAGCGCACCGTCGTGGCCGTGGGCACCGACCGGCCGGTGGAGGTCGTCGTCGCCCTCCTCGGCGTGCTCAAGGCCGGGGCGGCCTACGCCGTGGTCGACGTGCAGGACCCCCGCGCCGGACAGCGGCAGCTCGCCGCCCTCAGCCCCTTCGCCCTGCTCGCCCACGCCACCCACCGGGCCCGCCTGGACGACGGCCGGGGCCTACGGGTGATCCCCCTCGGCGCGGAAGCCGCCGGGACCGCCGGAGTCACCGGGACCGCCGTCCCGGCCGCGCGGCCCTCCGGCCCCGCGGCCCGCGCCCCTCAAGGGGACGCCGCCGCCGTCCTGTTCACCGCGGGCGCGGACCGCCGACCCGTCCCCATCGGCCACGAGCGGCTCCTCGCCGCCCACGACGGCTGGGCCGAAGTGGCCGCACCCGAGCCCGAGGACCGGCACCTGATCACCGCCGGCTGCGACCTCACCGCCTTCGCCGCCGGCTGGACCCGGGCCCTGTGCACGGGCGGCACCCTCGTCCTGCCCGAGGGCCCGCGCTGGACGGCCGAGGCCCTGCGCCGCGCGGTGGAGGCGGAGCGCGTCACCTTCCTGCACACCGACCCGGGCACCGTCACCCAGCTCCTGCTGCGCGACCAACGGGCCGTGGCCTCCCACGCCCTGCACGCCACGGACGAAGCCCTGCGCTCCCTGCGCCTGGTCACCGTCACCGGAGACCGCCTCTACTTCGACGAGCACTCCGCCCTGCTCGCCCGCCTGCGGCCCGGGGCCCGCCTGCTCAACGTCTACGGGACCACCGAGTCGGCGGGCGTCGGTACCTGGTTCGAACTCCCGCAGCCGGCCGGTCCGGTGGACGGCCCCGAGCGGCTCTCGCTGATCGGCGCGCCCTTCCCGGGCTGCCACGTCGACCTCCGCGACGGCGAGCTCCGCCTGACCCCACCCGGCGGCGGAGACCCGGTCCCGACCGGCGACCTCGCCCAGCTGCGCCCCGACGGGCTGCTGGAGTTCGGCGGCCGGATCCGCGACCGGCTCACCCTGGACGGCGGCCGCCTGGACCCGCACCCCGTGGAATCCGAGATCCGGACCCACGGGGGCATCGGCGCCGTCCTCCTCCGCGAGATCCCGGGCGACGGCACGGGAGCCAAGGGCGGCAAGGGCAAGGGCAGGGGCAAGGACGCGCGGCCGGTGCTCGTCGCCTACATCGCCCCTCCGGCCGAGGGGAACGGCCGCCCCCCTCACGGCTTCGGCCTCCCCGACGGCGGGGCGCTGCGCCGGTACCTGGCGGGCAGGGTCCCGGCCGACGGGATGCCGCGCACCGTGGTCCGGCTGGCCAAGATCCCCCGCGACCGGTCCGGCCGCGAGGACCGCAGCGCGCTGCCCCTGCCGGTCCGGCCCGCCGAGCGGGAGCCGCTGGTCCGGGGCTCGGGGAAGTCGGCGGCCCTGAACCCCGCCGGGTTCGTGCCGTCCTGTTCCCTCATCTTCGGAATGTTCTTCCTGACCATGACCACCGTGCTCCTCACGGACGTGTTCTGGCCCGGCTCCACCGACCTCACCGGCGTACCGGACCCGTACGCCTTCCTCTTCTTCGTCCTCTACCTGTTCGAGGCCACCGCTTTCGCCGCGGGGGTGCTGTTCCTCTGCATGGGCCGCTCCCGGATGCGGCGCCAGGGGCGCGGCCCCCTGATCACCAACGCCGCCCACCTGGCGGTCTGCTACCTGCTGGCCGCCTGGTGGCCGCAGGACAACTTCTACCGGCTCGCCGCCAAACAGGACTGGCAGCTCCAGGCCTCGCTCGTCTACACCTTCAACGTCCCGCTGATGATCGCCGCCGCGATCGTGGTCCTCTACGTCACCCAGCCGCCGCGCAGCGCCTTCGACTTCGACCCGGACCCCGACGACTGA
- a CDS encoding GNAT family N-acetyltransferase, with product MAKLRPARATEAEALTGLVMRSKAHWGYDAGFLAACAPELRVDAGAVAGRRIVVAEDPAVVGLASLDGEPPLGRLGLLFVEPAAIGRGVGRQLYRDVLRRAAALGFRRLLIDSDPHAAGFYRAQGARRADAGAPAGLVRFEVSPAPLADWARNWTGGGSSVHVGNVAEYNVQFADASLAREQRTAHHYACLAAFYGPRPAALVLPLPVPPGWIALVGRQLGWSQEPDARVEVYDGLAERDSGLSDAVRARPALAALLTGGGLPLVPWGLTATFARLAGRRWRPRELRYESKSAAHGLFGRILAEGGHPGIVLPAQWRADTRRAAVRLLAARAGAGKSTVLKSEHGVGGSGTTVVTPEQVRAAGGARAVLRGIPRGPLLVEEYVSGPADRDEPRDLTYDGFVDPRGRVHEVGGAVMDVADGGYRGATVGPGVVPGWAQKPLLAFGEAVGRELSAAGYRGWFDVDFVADGTGRLAPTETNLRLTGPSVAFMVAARLDELRGAGHLVRICDRVELGARLPEAAFDELCERLAARCAELGAVFVPAIPTGAFEPAPWMGVLVAASDARALDAAEALVRAQALAVGAMFDGAGRDGSARDGSGPGQSSGSGSKSKALRGGWVT from the coding sequence ATGGCAAAGCTCAGGCCCGCACGGGCGACGGAGGCCGAAGCGCTGACGGGGCTGGTCATGCGGTCGAAGGCGCACTGGGGGTACGACGCCGGGTTCCTGGCGGCGTGCGCGCCCGAGTTGCGGGTCGACGCCGGCGCGGTGGCGGGGAGGCGGATCGTCGTCGCCGAGGATCCGGCCGTGGTCGGGCTCGCCTCGCTGGACGGGGAGCCGCCGCTCGGGCGGCTGGGGTTGCTCTTCGTGGAACCGGCCGCCATCGGGCGGGGGGTCGGGCGGCAGCTGTACCGGGACGTGCTGCGGCGCGCCGCCGCGCTGGGTTTCCGCCGGCTGCTGATCGATTCCGATCCGCACGCGGCCGGCTTCTACCGGGCCCAGGGCGCCCGCCGGGCGGATGCGGGGGCTCCCGCCGGACTGGTCCGGTTCGAGGTGTCCCCCGCGCCGCTCGCCGACTGGGCGCGGAACTGGACGGGCGGCGGGTCCTCCGTGCACGTGGGCAATGTCGCCGAGTACAACGTGCAGTTCGCCGACGCCTCCCTGGCCCGGGAGCAGCGGACCGCGCACCACTACGCCTGCCTGGCGGCCTTCTACGGTCCGCGGCCGGCCGCTCTGGTCCTGCCGCTCCCGGTGCCGCCAGGCTGGATCGCGCTGGTCGGCCGCCAGTTGGGCTGGTCGCAGGAGCCGGATGCCCGGGTGGAGGTGTACGACGGGCTCGCCGAGCGGGATTCCGGGCTCTCGGACGCCGTACGGGCCCGCCCGGCCCTGGCCGCGCTGCTGACCGGGGGCGGGCTGCCCCTCGTACCGTGGGGCCTGACCGCCACCTTCGCCCGGCTGGCGGGACGGCGCTGGCGGCCGCGGGAGCTGCGGTACGAGTCGAAGTCGGCGGCGCACGGGCTGTTCGGGCGGATCCTGGCGGAGGGCGGTCATCCCGGGATCGTGCTGCCCGCGCAGTGGCGGGCGGACACCCGGCGGGCGGCGGTGCGGCTGCTGGCCGCGCGGGCCGGGGCGGGGAAAAGCACCGTTCTCAAATCGGAGCACGGTGTCGGGGGTTCGGGCACCACCGTGGTGACCCCGGAGCAGGTCCGGGCCGCGGGCGGGGCGCGGGCGGTGCTGCGCGGCATCCCGCGGGGGCCGCTGCTGGTGGAGGAGTACGTGAGCGGCCCGGCGGACCGGGATGAGCCGCGCGATCTCACGTACGACGGGTTCGTGGACCCGCGCGGCCGGGTGCACGAGGTCGGCGGGGCGGTGATGGACGTGGCGGACGGCGGGTACCGCGGGGCGACGGTGGGGCCCGGAGTGGTGCCCGGGTGGGCCCAGAAGCCGCTGCTGGCCTTCGGAGAGGCGGTGGGCCGGGAGCTGTCGGCCGCCGGGTACCGGGGCTGGTTCGACGTCGACTTCGTCGCCGACGGCACGGGCCGGCTCGCCCCGACCGAGACCAACCTGCGTCTGACGGGTCCGTCCGTCGCCTTCATGGTGGCGGCCCGGCTCGACGAACTGCGCGGCGCGGGACACCTCGTACGGATCTGCGACCGGGTGGAGCTGGGGGCCCGGCTGCCGGAGGCGGCCTTCGACGAGCTGTGCGAGCGGCTGGCCGCGCGGTGTGCGGAGCTCGGGGCGGTGTTCGTGCCCGCCATCCCGACCGGCGCCTTCGAACCGGCGCCGTGGATGGGGGTGCTGGTGGCCGCGTCCGACGCGCGGGCGCTGGACGCGGCCGAGGCACTGGTGCGGGCGCAGGCCCTCGCCGTCGGGGCGATGTTCGACGGGGCCGGTCGCGATGGATCAGCTCGCGACGGATCCGGTCCCGGTCAGTCGTCGGGGTCCGGGTCGAAGTCGAAGGCGCTGCGCGGCGGCTGGGTGACGTAG
- a CDS encoding DUF350 domain-containing protein, whose protein sequence is MSDIINGLGRTAAFGGVGLVLLILGMVLVDVLTPGKLPKQIWEERNSNAAVVLSSALLGIGGILFTAIWTSYEDFGKGLLSTAAFGLLGLVLMAVAFLVLDLVTPGKLGAIVVDREPHPAVWVTASCNIAVAAIVAASIA, encoded by the coding sequence ATGAGCGACATCATCAACGGACTTGGCCGTACCGCCGCATTCGGCGGTGTCGGCCTGGTGCTGCTCATCCTCGGCATGGTCCTGGTGGACGTGCTGACCCCCGGCAAACTGCCGAAGCAGATCTGGGAAGAGCGCAACAGCAACGCCGCCGTCGTGCTCAGCTCGGCGCTGCTCGGCATCGGCGGCATCCTCTTCACCGCGATCTGGACCTCCTACGAGGACTTCGGCAAGGGCCTGCTCTCGACCGCTGCTTTCGGCCTGCTCGGCCTGGTCCTGATGGCGGTCGCCTTCCTGGTCCTCGACCTGGTGACCCCGGGCAAGCTCGGCGCCATCGTGGTCGACCGCGAGCCGCACCCGGCCGTATGGGTGACGGCCTCCTGCAACATCGCCGTGGCCGCCATCGTCGCCGCGTCCATCGCCTGA